A stretch of the Planococcus lenghuensis genome encodes the following:
- a CDS encoding alpha/beta fold hydrolase: MKQGKMVKIRGKDMYVELYGEEHEEAILYLHGGPGESCYDFSFHQAERLSTRFKVVAIDQRGVCRSEEIKENELFALQDLIEDCEELRKHLNVEKWSLIGHSFGGFLSVLYSSLYPGSIHKVILECPTFDFSLSSKSLLQKTARLSEAIGNFEIAEKCLKLANTAEQVSSKELLDKYLEYSDTLGEERMAIYRHNQNHPTDYALYSEEEWEAFYDKSEIHFDMLRAEGEIYQSLLPLLENIKVPMLLITAEYDPVTCGEQIRTFTESAENGEVVHFSDCGHSPHYENPDRFCNEVLQFLHSELFSQTSGNN; encoded by the coding sequence ATGAAACAAGGAAAAATGGTGAAAATCAGAGGGAAAGATATGTATGTTGAACTCTATGGAGAGGAACATGAAGAGGCAATTCTATATTTGCATGGCGGTCCAGGAGAAAGCTGTTATGATTTTTCGTTTCATCAGGCTGAGAGACTCTCAACTCGCTTTAAGGTCGTAGCAATCGACCAGCGCGGCGTATGCAGGTCTGAGGAAATCAAAGAGAATGAGTTATTTGCTCTGCAGGATCTGATCGAGGACTGTGAAGAATTAAGAAAGCATTTGAACGTAGAGAAATGGTCGCTCATTGGTCACTCGTTTGGCGGCTTCTTAAGTGTCCTGTATAGTTCTCTTTACCCCGGCTCCATACATAAAGTTATTTTGGAATGCCCGACATTCGATTTTTCTTTATCATCCAAAAGCCTTCTCCAGAAGACGGCTCGCCTGTCTGAAGCGATTGGCAATTTTGAGATTGCAGAGAAATGCCTAAAGCTGGCAAATACAGCTGAGCAAGTTTCTTCGAAAGAACTACTGGATAAGTACTTGGAGTACAGCGATACTCTTGGGGAAGAACGCATGGCGATTTACAGACATAATCAGAACCATCCCACTGATTACGCTCTTTATTCCGAAGAGGAATGGGAGGCTTTCTATGATAAATCAGAAATTCACTTCGACATGCTACGGGCAGAGGGGGAAATCTATCAATCACTGCTGCCATTACTCGAAAACATAAAAGTTCCCATGTTATTAATAACGGCTGAGTATGATCCCGTCACATGCGGTGAACAGATTCGAACATTTACAGAGTCAGCGGAGAATGGAGAAGTTGTACATTTCTCTGATTGCGGTCACTCTCCCCACTATGAAAATCCTGACCGTTTTTGTAACGAGGTTCTCCAATTTCTCCATTCAGAACTATTTTCTCAAACCAGCGGAAATAACTGA